A section of the Lepus europaeus isolate LE1 chromosome 10, mLepTim1.pri, whole genome shotgun sequence genome encodes:
- the IL22 gene encoding interleukin-22, whose translation MATLQKSVISFPMGLGASGLLLMALMAHGGAALPISSHCRLDESNFTSYITNLTFMLAKEANSADNNTDVRLIGKELFHGVNDEERCYLMKHVLNFTLKEVLFPRSDRFQPYMQQVLSFLDKLSNNLSQCHIEGDDQHIQRNVQQLKDTVNQLGESGEIKAIGELDLLFMALRTACVSSQQTWKMS comes from the exons atggctacCCTGCAGAAGTCTGTGATCTCTTTCCCGATGGGGCTGGGAGCCAGTGGCCTCCTGCTCATGGCCCTGATGGCACACGGAGGAGCTGCTCTGCCTATCAGCTCCCACTGCAGGCTTGACGAGTCCAACTTCACATCCTATATCACCAACCTCACCTTCATGCTGGCTAAGGAG gccaattCGGCAGATAACAACACAGATGTTCGTCTTATTGGGAAAGAACTGTTTCATGGAGTCAAT GATGAAGAGCGCTGCTATCTGATGAAGCACGTGCTCAACTTTACCCTTAAAGAAGTGCTGTTCCCCAGGTCTGATAGATTCCAGCCCTACATGCAGCAGGTGCTGTCCTTCCTGGACAAGCTTAGCAACAATCTCAGCCAATGT CATATTGAAGGCGATGACCAGCATATCCAGCGGAATGTGCAGCAGCTGAAGGACACAGTGAACCAG CTTGGAGAGAGTGGAGAGATCAAAGCAATTGGAGAACTGGATCTGCTGTTTATGGCCCTGAGAACTGCCTGCGTTTCATCACAGCAAACCTGGAAAATGAGTTAA